The following coding sequences lie in one Notolabrus celidotus isolate fNotCel1 chromosome 6, fNotCel1.pri, whole genome shotgun sequence genomic window:
- the rag2 gene encoding V(D)J recombination-activating protein 2 produces MTLQPVTPVNCAGLLQPGCSLLQLDREVLLFGQKGWPKRSCPTGVFGIRLKNGEMKLRAISFSNESCYLPPLRCPAVCRLDPYDGLPESYLIHGGRTPNNEISSSLYLLTMDSRGCNRKLTLCCKEKEMVGELPGARYGHTMSMVQSNGKTACVVFGGRSNMPTGERTSESWNSVVDCPPQVFLFDLEFGCSSAHSLPELSDGQSFHLALAREDCIYFLGGHSITSDSRPPRLFRLRVELLQGSPLLSCETLHTGISISSAIMTRTGPSHRYIILGGYKSDSQKRMECSMVILDEKGIHIEPLEPPKWTQDVVQSRTWFGGSAGEGNILFAVPTEGRPSQPDMHYFYHVSFQTEGDGKDEEGMQGCSQESTEYDDSPPLEDSEELYFGREPHELEDSSDGEEYTYNEGDEEDESQTGYWIKCSLECHLDPNTWEPYYSTELHRPAMIFCSKGEGGHWVHAQCMELSETLLLKLSQGSKKYFCLDHGGLPYQEMTPPRQITPLKRTPLKVKDRKTPPTIKMSPAKKSFFRRLFD; encoded by the coding sequence ATGACCCTGCAACCAGTAACTCCAGTGAACTGTGCCGGCCTCCTTCAGCctggctgctctctgctgcagctggacAGGGAAGTTCTTCTGTTTGGCCAGAAGGGTTGGCCCAAGCGCTCATGTCCAACGGGGGTGTTTGGGATTCGACTTAAAAATGGTGAGATGAAGCTGAGGGCCATCTCCTTCTCCAATGAATCCTGTTACCTGCCTCCACTGCGTTGTCCAGCTGTCTGTCGCCTTGACCCCTACGATGGGCTCCCTGAGAGCTACCTCATCCATGGGGGACGCACACCAAATAACGAGATCTCCTCCAGCCTGTACTTGCTAACCATGGATAGCCGTGGCTGCAATCGTAAGCTGACCCTGTGctgcaaagagaaagaaatggtGGGAGAGTTGCCAGGGGCCCGATATGGTCACACAATGAGCATGGTTCAAAGCAACGGGAAGACAGCTTGTGTAGTTTTTGGTGGTAGATCCAACATGCCTACAGGAGAGCGCACCTCGGAGAGCTGGAACAGCGTTGTTGACTGTCCTCCTCAGGTGTTCCTGTTTGACTTGGAGTTTGGTTGCTCCTCTGCTCATTCCTTACCTGAGCTCAGTGATGGACAGTCCTTTCATTTGGCTTTAGCACGAGAAGACTGTATCTACTTCCTCGGTGGTCACTCCATTACATCTGATTCCCGCCCCCCACGACTTTTCCGCCTGCGTGTTGAACTCCTACAGGGCAGCCCACTGCTCTCCTGTGAGACTCTACACACAGGCATATCCATCTCTAGTGCCATAATGACCCGCACTGGTCCCTCTCATAGATACATCATCTTAGGTGGGTATAAGTCTGACTCTCAGAAGAGGATGGAATGCAGCATGGTGATTCTGGATGAAAAGGGGATTCACATAGAGCCCTTGGAGCCACCTAAGTGGACCCAAGATGTTGTCCAAAGTCGCACTTGGTTTGGTGGCAGTGCTGGGGAAGGAAACATCCTGTTTGCTGTACCTACAGAGGGAAGGCCATCACAGCCAGATATGCATTACTTCTATCATGTGAGCTTCCAGACGGAGGGAGACGGCAAAGACGAAGAAGGAATGCAGGGATGTAGCCAAGAGTCGACAGAATACGATGACTCTCCTCCTTTGGAAGACTCTGAGGAGCTCTACTTTGGTCGTGAGCCTCATGAGCTGGAAGACAGCAGTGACGGGGAAGAATATACCTACAATGAGGGTGATGAGGAGGACGAATCACAAACAGGCTACTGGATCAAATGCAGTCTTGAATGCCATTTGGATCCCAACACATGGGAGCCGTACTACTCCACTGAGCTCCACAGGCCGGCAATGATCTTCTGCTCCAAAGGGGAGGGGGGACACTGGGTTCACGCTCAGTGCATGGAGCTGTCAGAAACCCTGCTGCTCAAGCTCTCTCAAGGCAGCAAGAAGTACTTCTGTCTGGATCATGGAGGTCTGCCCTACCAGGAAATGACCCCACCGCGACAGATAACTCCTCTGAAGCGGACCCCCCTGAAGGTTAAGGACAGGAAGACTCCTCCAACAATCAAGATGTCCCCGGCAAAGAAAAGCTTTTTCAGAAGGCTCTTTGACTGA